From a single Poecilia reticulata strain Guanapo unplaced genomic scaffold, Guppy_female_1.0+MT scaffold_1176, whole genome shotgun sequence genomic region:
- the LOC103461362 gene encoding claudin-4-like produces MASMGMQLLASVLCLLGWAGVFASCVLPMWNVTAFVGSSIVTXQTIWEGIWMSCVVQSTGYMQCKPYDSQLALSADRQAARALMILAIVTGSFGLILAFVGGKCTRFLDEEGRGAKEKVAIAAGVVLMITGLLCLIPTAWAAGTLVKNFYSTSIDAQKMEFGACLYIGWGAAFLLILGGGLFMKSSCPGKAHDTDKSPSVRYVVVRSSNGSSRAGSRLTRVSTALAQPIKPMSPGPQSFVAPTANPQLFSRLGYDVESQHNMGEDSEKSWAPSXKSQMKRPESRKSELSDAPSTKSQLKLAALDETLSAASENEDSAVNPAKTYL; encoded by the coding sequence ATGGCCTCGATGGGGATGCAGCTGCTGGCCAGCGTCYTGTGCCTCCTGGGCTGGGCTGGGGTCTTCGCCAGCTGCGTGCTGCCTATGTGGAATGTGACCGCCTTTGTGGGCAGCTCCATTGTGACCKCTCAGACTATCTGGGAGGGCATCTGGATGAGCTGTGTGGTTCAAAGCACAGGATATATGCAGTGCAAACCCTATGATTCCCAACTGGCTCTCAGCGCCGACAGGCAGGCCGCCAGGGCGCTCATGATCCTCGCCATCGTTACGGGCAGCTTTGGCCTCATCCTGGCCTTCGTGGGTGGAAAATGCACCCGCTTCTTGGATGAAGAAGGACGTGGTGCGAAGGAGAAAGTGGCCATAGCAGCAGGGGTGGTGCTGATGATCACAGGGCTGCTGTGTTTGATCCCTACGGCGTGGGCGGCCGGGACGTTGGTGAAGAACTTCTACAGCACATCTATAGACGCTCAGAAGATGGAGTTCGGAGCTTGCCTCTACATCGGCTGGGGGGCAGCGTTTCTGCTCATCCTGGGAGGRGGTCTGTTCATGAAGTCCTCTTGCCCAGGCAAAGCCCACGACACGGACAAGAGCCCCTCAGTTCGCTATGTGGTAGTCCGATCCTCTAACGGATCCTCCCGCGCTGGCTCCCGTCTCACCAGGGTGTCAACGGCGCTGGCTCAACCCATCAAACCCATGTCGCCTGGTCCCCAAAGCTTCGTGGCGCCAACCGCCAATCCTCAGCTGTTCTCAAGGCTGGGATATGACGTTGAATCCCAGCACAACATGGGAGAGGATTCAGAGAAATCCTGGGCTCCGTCGAYAAAGTCTCAGATGAAAAGGCCTGAGTCGAGAAAGTCCGAACTCAGCGACGCGCCATCAACAAAGTCCCAGTTGAAACTAGCTGCACTGGATGAAACTTTATCAGCTGCCAGTGAAAATGAAGACTCAGCAGTAAACCCAGCGAAAACTTAYCTGTAA